The following proteins come from a genomic window of Sphaerisporangium rubeum:
- the infB gene encoding translation initiation factor IF-2 produces MAKVRVYELAKEFGVESKVVMAKLQEMGEFVRSASSTIEAPVVRKLTEAFNRGSSDSRGGDRSSRGPAKPGPRPSHGQQGNGQAVPKPGPRPGPGPRPGPQPGPVQQQGPRPPVPMPHVNQQANQQVTSQPAQPVQETPRPPAPRPEAPRPVPPRPEPARTEAPRFEAPRTDVPRSDAPRPDGPRDGGHRADAPRPSAGGRPGPGPKPGPRPGPAPRSAPPGGSGAGGPGAPRPAGPGAGRPGAPKPGPRGPRPGNNPFSSNASGMGQRPPRPGREGGPGRDGGPGREGGPGRDAGPRDGRREGGPREPRRDGAPRDGGMPRPPSARPGPPGAAGPRPGPGAGGPRPGPGAGGPRPGGPRPNPMMMPSRPAGPGQGGGGGRPAGAGRPGGGGGGRPGGGGGGGRPGGGGGFGGPRTGTGGRPGGGPGAGAGGGGGFAGRPGGGGARGRGGTAGAFGRPGGRPTRGRKSKRQRRQEFDNMQAPSIGGVQVPRGNGQVLRLPRGASLSDFADKIGANPASLVQIMLHLGEMVTATQSVNEETLQLLGAELNYSIQVVSPEEEDRELLESFDIEFGEDEGDESDLESRPPVVTVMGHVDHGKTKLLDAIRNTNVVAREAGGITQHIGAYQVSTVHEGADRAITFIDTPGHEAFTAMRARGAQATDIAVLVVAADDGVKPQTIEALNHAHAADVPVVVAVNKIDKEGADPTKVRAQLTEYGLVAEEFGGSTLFVDISAKQGVGIDNLLEAILLTADAELDLRANPSMDAQGIAIEAHLDRGRGPVATVLVQRGTLRVGDSIVCGEAFGRVRAMHDDTGATVSEAGPSAPVQVLGLTAVPGAGDNFIVVSDDRMARQIAQQRAARQRTADMAKSSRRRTLEELFKDMEKGQVDELKLIIKGDVSGSVEALEDALLKIDVGEEVRLRVLHRAVGAITEYDVNLAIADDNAVIIGFNVRPEVRARDLAEREGVDIRYYSVIYQAIEEIEAALKGMLKPEFEEVQTGTAEVREVFKVPRIGNVAGCLVRAGTITRNSKARIIRDGVVVADNLTVSSLRRFKDDATEVREGFECGIGVGYNDIKIDDLIETFEMREKPRA; encoded by the coding sequence GTGGCGAAGGTCCGAGTCTACGAGCTCGCCAAGGAGTTCGGAGTAGAGAGCAAGGTCGTGATGGCCAAGCTCCAAGAAATGGGCGAGTTCGTGCGATCGGCGTCTTCAACGATAGAGGCGCCGGTGGTCCGAAAGCTTACGGAGGCGTTCAACCGAGGATCCTCCGATTCCAGGGGCGGCGACAGGTCGTCCAGAGGGCCGGCCAAGCCGGGCCCGCGGCCGTCGCACGGCCAGCAGGGCAACGGCCAGGCGGTTCCCAAGCCGGGTCCGCGACCGGGTCCGGGTCCGCGACCCGGCCCGCAGCCCGGCCCCGTGCAGCAGCAGGGGCCGCGTCCGCCGGTTCCGATGCCCCACGTCAACCAGCAGGCCAACCAGCAGGTCACCTCGCAGCCGGCGCAGCCGGTGCAGGAGACCCCGCGTCCGCCGGCCCCGCGTCCCGAGGCGCCGCGTCCGGTGCCGCCGCGTCCGGAGCCGGCCCGCACCGAGGCTCCTCGGTTCGAGGCGCCGCGCACCGACGTGCCGCGGTCCGACGCGCCGCGTCCCGACGGGCCGCGTGACGGCGGTCACCGCGCCGACGCGCCGCGGCCGTCCGCCGGCGGCCGTCCCGGCCCCGGCCCGAAGCCGGGTCCGCGTCCCGGCCCCGCGCCGCGTTCGGCCCCTCCGGGTGGTTCCGGTGCCGGTGGTCCCGGCGCGCCGCGTCCGGCGGGTCCTGGAGCCGGTCGTCCCGGTGCGCCGAAGCCCGGCCCGCGTGGCCCGCGTCCCGGCAACAACCCGTTCTCCTCGAACGCGAGCGGCATGGGTCAGCGTCCGCCGCGTCCGGGCCGTGAAGGCGGTCCCGGTCGTGACGGTGGTCCCGGTCGCGAAGGCGGCCCCGGCCGTGACGCCGGTCCTCGTGACGGACGTCGCGAAGGCGGCCCCCGTGAGCCGCGTCGTGACGGCGCGCCGCGCGACGGAGGCATGCCGCGTCCGCCTTCGGCCCGTCCCGGCCCGCCCGGAGCGGCCGGTCCGCGTCCGGGTCCCGGCGCCGGCGGCCCGCGTCCCGGCCCTGGTGCCGGTGGTCCGCGTCCCGGTGGTCCGCGTCCCAACCCGATGATGATGCCTTCACGTCCGGCCGGTCCCGGCCAGGGCGGCGGCGGTGGCCGTCCGGCCGGCGCGGGCCGTCCCGGCGGTGGCGGCGGTGGCCGTCCCGGCGGCGGCGGTGGCGGTGGCCGTCCTGGTGGCGGCGGCGGCTTCGGCGGTCCTCGCACCGGCACCGGCGGCCGTCCTGGCGGCGGTCCCGGAGCGGGTGCCGGCGGTGGCGGCGGCTTCGCCGGCCGTCCCGGTGGCGGCGGCGCGCGTGGCCGTGGCGGCACGGCGGGTGCCTTCGGGCGTCCCGGCGGCCGGCCGACCCGTGGCCGCAAGTCCAAGCGCCAGAGGCGTCAAGAGTTCGACAACATGCAGGCGCCGTCGATCGGCGGCGTGCAGGTCCCTCGTGGCAACGGCCAGGTGCTGCGCCTCCCGCGCGGCGCGTCGTTGTCCGACTTCGCCGACAAGATCGGTGCGAACCCCGCGTCGCTGGTGCAGATCATGCTGCACCTCGGCGAGATGGTGACCGCCACCCAGTCGGTGAACGAAGAGACGCTGCAGCTGCTCGGCGCCGAGCTCAACTACTCCATCCAGGTCGTCAGCCCGGAGGAGGAGGACCGCGAGCTTCTCGAGTCCTTCGACATCGAGTTCGGCGAGGACGAGGGCGACGAGAGCGATCTGGAGTCCCGTCCGCCGGTCGTGACCGTCATGGGTCACGTCGACCACGGTAAGACCAAGCTGCTCGACGCGATCCGCAACACCAATGTGGTGGCCCGTGAGGCCGGCGGCATCACCCAGCACATCGGCGCCTACCAGGTGTCGACGGTGCACGAGGGCGCCGACCGCGCGATCACGTTCATCGACACCCCGGGTCACGAGGCGTTCACCGCCATGCGTGCCCGAGGCGCGCAGGCCACCGACATCGCGGTGCTGGTGGTCGCGGCGGACGACGGCGTGAAGCCGCAGACCATCGAGGCGCTCAACCACGCTCACGCGGCCGACGTGCCGGTGGTCGTGGCGGTGAACAAGATCGACAAGGAGGGTGCGGACCCCACCAAGGTGCGGGCCCAGCTCACCGAGTACGGTCTGGTCGCCGAGGAGTTCGGCGGGTCCACGCTGTTCGTCGACATCTCCGCCAAGCAGGGGGTCGGCATCGACAACCTGCTCGAAGCGATCCTGCTCACCGCGGACGCCGAGCTGGACCTGCGGGCCAACCCGAGCATGGACGCTCAGGGCATCGCCATCGAGGCTCACCTCGACCGGGGTCGCGGCCCCGTGGCGACCGTCCTGGTGCAGCGCGGCACGCTCCGGGTCGGCGACTCCATCGTCTGTGGCGAGGCCTTCGGCCGCGTCCGTGCGATGCACGACGACACCGGCGCCACCGTCAGCGAGGCGGGGCCGTCGGCTCCGGTCCAGGTGCTCGGCCTCACGGCCGTGCCCGGTGCCGGTGACAACTTCATCGTGGTCTCCGACGACCGCATGGCCCGGCAGATCGCACAGCAGCGGGCCGCGCGTCAGCGCACCGCCGACATGGCCAAGTCCAGCCGCAGGCGCACGCTTGAAGAGCTGTTCAAGGACATGGAGAAGGGTCAGGTCGACGAGCTCAAGCTCATCATCAAGGGTGACGTCTCCGGTTCGGTGGAGGCCCTTGAGGACGCGCTGCTCAAGATCGACGTCGGCGAGGAGGTGCGCCTGCGGGTGCTCCACCGCGCGGTCGGCGCGATCACCGAGTACGACGTCAACCTGGCGATCGCCGACGACAACGCCGTCATCATCGGCTTCAACGTGCGCCCGGAGGTCCGGGCCCGCGACCTGGCCGAGCGCGAAGGCGTGGACATCCGGTACTACTCGGTCATCTACCAGGCGATCGAGGAGATCGAGGCGGCCCTCAAGGGCATGCTCAAGCCGGAGTTCGAGGAGGTCCAGACCGGCACCGCAGAGGTCCGCGAGGTCTTCAAGGTCCCGAGGATCGGCAACGTCGCGGGCTGTCTGGTCCGCGCCGGCACGATCACCAGGAACAGCAAGGCCAGGATCATCCGCGACGGTGTCGTGGTGGCCGACAACCTCACCGTGTCGTCGCTGCGCCGCTTCAAGGACGACGCGACCGAGGTCCGCGAGGGCTTCGAGTGCGGTATCGGTGTCGGGTACAACGACATCAAGATCGATGACCTCATCGAGACGTTCGAGATGAGGGAGAAGCCGCGCGCCTGA
- a CDS encoding YlxR family protein, with the protein MLPQGKLEHGGRAAPLRTCVGCRVRTVKSELLRLVVVEGAVVPDHQGRSPGRGAYVHPDPRCLELAERRRAFPRSFRVAGPLDMSCLRVHLAGVDAE; encoded by the coding sequence ATGCTTCCACAAGGTAAGCTTGAACATGGTGGCCGGGCGGCCCCGCTGAGAACATGCGTGGGCTGCCGGGTTCGCACGGTAAAGTCCGAGCTGCTCCGCCTGGTGGTGGTCGAGGGTGCAGTCGTCCCCGATCACCAGGGCAGGTCGCCGGGCCGTGGTGCTTATGTGCATCCCGACCCGCGCTGCCTTGAGCTCGCAGAACGCCGCCGGGCGTTCCCGCGTTCGTTCCGTGTCGCGGGGCCGCTCGACATGTCTTGTCTGCGGGTTCATCTCGCGGGGGTTGACGCAGAGTAG
- the nusA gene encoding transcription termination factor NusA, with product MSVLRSLEREKDISFDLVVKAIEDALLIAYFRTEGAAAKARAELDRGSGHVSIWAAELDDEGRVLREYDDTPGNFSRIAATTAKQVILQQLRDAEDEINFGEFASREGELVAGVIQQGKDPRVVLVDLGKIEAILPHNEQVPGEEYVHGERLRCYVVQVKKGHKGPSVTLSRTHPNLVKKLFALEVPEIADGTVEIAAIAREAGHRTKIAVRSRRGGVNAKGACIGPMGSRVRNVMTELHGEKIDIIDWSDDPAEFVGNALSPARVSHVEVIDPDARVARVTVPDYQLSLAIGKEGQNARLAARLTGWRIDIRPDTQATAAGDAVGPADASTR from the coding sequence ATGAGCGTCCTGCGCAGCCTGGAGCGAGAGAAGGACATCTCCTTCGACCTGGTGGTCAAGGCCATCGAGGACGCCTTGCTGATCGCGTACTTCCGCACGGAAGGCGCGGCGGCCAAGGCGAGAGCGGAGCTGGACCGCGGGTCCGGTCACGTGAGCATCTGGGCCGCCGAGCTCGACGACGAGGGCCGGGTGCTGCGCGAGTACGACGACACGCCTGGCAACTTCAGCCGCATCGCGGCGACCACCGCCAAGCAGGTGATCCTCCAGCAGCTGCGGGACGCCGAAGACGAGATCAACTTCGGTGAGTTCGCGAGCCGTGAGGGTGAGCTCGTCGCCGGCGTGATCCAGCAGGGCAAGGACCCCCGCGTCGTCCTGGTCGACCTCGGCAAGATCGAGGCGATCCTGCCGCACAACGAGCAGGTGCCCGGTGAGGAGTACGTCCACGGCGAGCGGCTGCGCTGCTACGTGGTCCAGGTGAAGAAGGGGCACAAGGGGCCGTCGGTCACGCTGTCGCGCACCCACCCCAACCTGGTCAAGAAGTTGTTCGCGCTGGAGGTCCCCGAGATCGCCGACGGCACCGTCGAGATCGCGGCCATCGCGCGCGAGGCCGGCCACCGCACCAAGATCGCGGTGCGGTCGCGGCGCGGCGGGGTCAACGCCAAGGGGGCCTGCATCGGCCCGATGGGCTCGCGCGTGCGCAACGTGATGACGGAGCTGCACGGCGAGAAGATCGACATCATCGACTGGTCCGACGATCCCGCCGAGTTCGTCGGGAATGCTTTGTCGCCGGCCAGGGTTTCCCATGTGGAAGTGATCGACCCCGACGCTCGCGTGGCCCGGGTGACGGTTCCCGACTACCAGCTCTCGCTGGCGATCGGCAAAGAGGGCCAGAACGCGCGACTGGCCGCCCGTCTCACCGGATGGCGCATCGACATCCGGCCCGATACCCAGGCGACGGCGGCGGGGGACGCGGTCGGCCCCGCCGATGCTTCCACAAGGTAA
- the rimP gene encoding ribosome maturation factor RimP: MGADARRDRLIKLLAPVAAAEGLDLEDVTITPAGRRRLLRVVVDGDGGVSLDKVADVSQLVSKTLDDSDVMGGSPYVLEVTSPGVDRPLTEPRHWRRATGRLVRADLRDGDSIEGRVLSADDSGVELEIDGASRRLEWERIGKGRVQVEFRRLDDEDRFDEEDAGDDGGEG; this comes from the coding sequence ATGGGCGCCGATGCTCGACGTGACCGCCTGATCAAGCTTCTGGCACCCGTCGCCGCCGCAGAGGGTCTCGATCTCGAAGACGTCACGATCACACCCGCGGGCAGGCGACGCCTCCTGAGAGTCGTCGTGGACGGCGACGGCGGGGTGAGCCTCGACAAGGTCGCCGACGTCAGCCAGCTCGTCTCCAAGACGCTCGACGACTCCGACGTGATGGGTGGCAGCCCGTACGTCCTGGAGGTCACCTCGCCTGGTGTCGACCGGCCGCTGACCGAGCCGCGCCACTGGCGCAGGGCGACCGGCCGGCTGGTCAGAGCCGATCTGCGCGACGGCGATTCGATCGAGGGCCGTGTGTTGTCGGCCGACGACTCCGGCGTCGAGCTGGAGATCGACGGCGCCTCGCGCCGGCTTGAGTGGGAGCGGATCGGTAAGGGGCGGGTGCAAGTGGAGTTCCGCCGGCTCGACGACGAGGACCGGTTCGACGAGGAAGACGCCGGCGACGACGGCGGCGAGGGCTAG
- a CDS encoding ferritin-like domain-containing protein encodes MSDAAAVLNKVLDAEHAAVYAYGVIGARGASSQRSAATAAFNAHRARRDQLRGLVTARNATPSEAAPGYTLPFPVVTPADAGRLAAHVEDRVTSAYLELASVDEPSLRRLAALAMQECAVRAYSWRPTIQPLPGWPAGPPTPSSARPSTSPPVSLSQ; translated from the coding sequence ATGAGCGATGCCGCCGCCGTGCTGAACAAGGTGCTCGACGCCGAGCACGCCGCCGTCTACGCCTACGGTGTGATCGGCGCGCGCGGCGCCTCCTCCCAGCGCTCCGCCGCCACCGCGGCCTTCAACGCGCACCGCGCACGGCGCGACCAGCTCCGCGGCCTCGTCACCGCGCGGAACGCCACCCCGTCGGAGGCCGCGCCGGGCTACACCTTGCCGTTCCCCGTCGTCACCCCGGCCGACGCCGGCCGTCTCGCCGCGCACGTCGAGGACCGCGTCACCTCCGCCTACCTGGAGCTGGCCTCGGTGGACGAGCCGTCGCTGCGCCGCCTCGCGGCCCTCGCCATGCAGGAGTGCGCCGTCCGCGCCTACAGCTGGCGTCCCACCATCCAGCCGCTCCCCGGCTGGCCGGCCGGCCCGCCGACCCCTTCATCGGCCCGGCCGAGCACCTCTCCCCCGGTGTCCCTGAGCCAGTGA
- a CDS encoding DUF4236 domain-containing protein, translated as MGWTYRKSIKMGPFRLNLSRGGVGHSYGGRGFRVTKTADGRRTITVNLPGGLHWKKTIGSSRR; from the coding sequence ATGGGCTGGACTTACCGGAAGTCGATAAAGATGGGGCCGTTCAGGCTCAACCTTTCGCGCGGCGGTGTCGGACACAGCTACGGCGGTCGTGGCTTCCGCGTCACCAAGACGGCCGACGGACGGCGGACGATCACCGTCAACCTGCCGGGTGGTCTGCACTGGAAGAAGACGATCGGCAGCAGCAGGCGCTGA
- a CDS encoding proline--tRNA ligase encodes MLLRMSTLFLRTLREDPADAEVPSHKLLVRAGYIRRVAPGVYSWLPLGKIVMENVTRVVREEMNAMGGQEVLFPALLPREYYEATGRWAEYGDTLFRLKDRKGADYLLGPTHEEMFTDMVKGEYSSYKDYPVTLYQIQTKYRDEARPRAGILRGREFVMKDSYSFDLDDDGLKRSYEQHREAYIKIFDRLGIEYKICFAMSGAMGGSASEEFLAPAPNGEDTFVACRVCGYAANAEAVVTPAPPAVTATQPPLRVLDTPDTPTIESLVAYVNEHHGLDVTAADTLKNVVVKVRTPGVKEPETLVVGVPGDREVDFKRLEASLSPGVPEIFEAADFERHPGLVRGYIGPQVLKELGIRYLVDPRVVAGSSWVTGANEPGRHAAHVVAGRDFEADGTIEAAEVRAGDSCPQCGNPLAIDRGIEIGHIFQLGRKYADAAGLDALGPDGKPIRVTMGSYGVGVSRAVAVIVEQRHDELGLVWPREIAPADVHIVGTGKDNQIEVALGLAEELAAKGVRVLVDDRPGVSPGVKFKDAELLGVPTILIVGRGLAQGVAELRDRVTGDKQEVPLAEAAGRVLAAVSS; translated from the coding sequence GTGCTGCTGCGTATGTCCACCCTGTTCCTGCGCACCCTGCGTGAGGATCCGGCGGACGCCGAGGTGCCGAGCCACAAGCTCCTCGTCCGCGCCGGCTACATCCGCCGCGTCGCCCCCGGCGTGTACTCCTGGCTGCCGCTCGGCAAGATCGTCATGGAGAACGTCACCCGTGTCGTGCGCGAGGAGATGAACGCCATGGGGGGCCAGGAGGTGCTGTTCCCCGCGCTGCTGCCCCGCGAGTACTACGAGGCCACCGGCAGGTGGGCCGAGTACGGCGACACGCTGTTCCGCCTCAAGGACCGCAAGGGTGCCGACTACCTCCTCGGTCCCACCCACGAGGAGATGTTCACCGACATGGTGAAGGGTGAGTACTCCTCCTACAAGGACTACCCGGTCACCCTCTACCAGATCCAGACGAAGTACCGCGACGAGGCGCGGCCGAGGGCCGGCATCCTGCGGGGCCGCGAGTTCGTCATGAAGGACTCCTACTCCTTCGACCTGGACGACGACGGCCTCAAGCGGTCCTACGAGCAGCACCGCGAGGCGTACATCAAGATCTTCGACCGGCTCGGCATCGAGTACAAGATCTGCTTCGCCATGTCGGGGGCCATGGGTGGCTCGGCGTCCGAGGAGTTCCTCGCTCCCGCGCCGAACGGCGAGGACACGTTCGTGGCGTGCCGCGTCTGCGGGTACGCCGCCAACGCCGAGGCCGTCGTCACCCCCGCGCCTCCGGCGGTGACCGCGACGCAGCCGCCGCTCCGGGTGCTCGACACCCCCGACACCCCGACCATCGAGTCGCTGGTGGCGTACGTCAACGAGCACCACGGTCTTGACGTCACGGCCGCCGACACCCTCAAGAACGTCGTCGTCAAGGTGCGCACCCCCGGCGTCAAGGAACCCGAGACGCTGGTCGTCGGGGTGCCGGGGGACCGTGAGGTCGACTTCAAGCGGCTGGAGGCGTCACTGTCCCCCGGCGTTCCCGAGATCTTCGAGGCCGCCGACTTCGAGCGCCACCCCGGCCTGGTGCGCGGGTACATCGGCCCCCAGGTGCTCAAGGAGCTCGGCATCCGCTACCTGGTGGACCCGCGTGTCGTCGCGGGCTCCTCCTGGGTGACCGGCGCCAACGAGCCCGGCAGGCACGCGGCCCACGTCGTCGCGGGCCGCGACTTCGAGGCCGACGGCACCATCGAGGCCGCCGAGGTCCGCGCCGGCGACTCCTGCCCGCAGTGCGGCAACCCGCTCGCCATCGACCGCGGCATCGAGATCGGCCACATCTTCCAGCTCGGCCGCAAGTACGCCGACGCGGCAGGCCTCGACGCGCTCGGTCCCGACGGCAAGCCGATCCGCGTCACCATGGGTTCCTACGGCGTCGGCGTCTCTCGCGCGGTGGCCGTGATCGTCGAGCAGCGCCACGACGAGCTCGGCCTGGTCTGGCCCCGTGAGATCGCCCCCGCCGACGTCCACATCGTCGGCACCGGCAAGGACAACCAGATCGAGGTGGCCCTGGGGCTCGCCGAGGAGCTGGCCGCCAAGGGGGTCCGCGTCCTGGTCGACGACCGTCCCGGCGTCTCTCCCGGCGTGAAGTTCAAGGACGCCGAGCTGCTCGGCGTCCCCACCATCCTCATCGTGGGCCGCGGCCTGGCCCAGGGGGTCGCGGAGCTTCGCGACCGCGTCACCGGCGACAAGCAGGAGGTCCCGCTCGCCGAGGCCGCCGGCCGGGTGCTGGCGGCCGTCTCTTCCTGA
- a CDS encoding FAD-dependent oxidoreductase encodes MPLRVAVVGSGPAGIYTAEALTKQAGEPVEIDVLDRLPTPYGLVRYGVAPDHTSIKSIAGYLRRVLELPSVRFLGGVELGRDVSAADLAACYDAVVYCTGAMVDRRLGIPGEDLPGSVAATDFVNWYCGHPDVPPETFSLDSTDVAVIGVGNVAVDVVRVLARSADELRATDVPQEVLDRLAKSQVRTLHMIGRRGPEHAKFTLKELRELGDLSNCDVSVRHDEAGDGDVSALSRQVRGNVEVLRSWCGRTPAGRPRRLDVRFWLRPVEILGTIRVEGLKLERTALVDGRVTGTGEFEVVPAGMVLRSVGYQSVPLPGVPFDGTTMTVPNVAGRVGEGQYVAGWLKRGPSGVIGTNKSDAAETVRTLLADLAVRGERAAPPSRLDDVLAARRVHPVTYEQWLSIEAAEAALAVALGRGEHVKLTGRSAMLAAFGRAGLPGPAL; translated from the coding sequence ATGCCACTGCGCGTGGCGGTCGTGGGATCCGGCCCAGCCGGCATCTACACGGCCGAGGCACTGACCAAGCAGGCGGGCGAGCCGGTCGAGATCGATGTGCTGGACCGGCTGCCCACGCCGTACGGACTGGTGAGGTACGGCGTCGCCCCCGACCACACGTCGATCAAGTCGATCGCCGGATACCTGCGCCGGGTGCTCGAACTGCCCTCGGTGCGGTTCCTCGGGGGGGTGGAGCTCGGCAGGGACGTCTCGGCCGCCGACCTGGCCGCCTGCTACGACGCGGTGGTGTACTGCACCGGTGCCATGGTGGACCGGCGGCTCGGCATCCCCGGTGAGGACCTGCCGGGCAGCGTGGCCGCCACCGACTTCGTGAACTGGTACTGCGGCCACCCCGACGTGCCGCCGGAGACGTTCTCGCTGGACAGCACGGACGTCGCGGTGATCGGCGTCGGCAACGTCGCGGTGGACGTGGTGCGGGTGCTGGCCCGGTCCGCCGACGAGCTGCGGGCCACCGACGTGCCGCAGGAGGTGCTCGACCGGCTGGCCAAGAGCCAGGTGCGCACACTGCACATGATCGGCAGGCGTGGGCCCGAGCACGCCAAGTTCACGCTCAAGGAGCTGCGTGAGCTCGGCGACCTGTCCAACTGTGATGTGTCGGTGCGGCACGACGAGGCCGGCGACGGCGATGTGAGCGCGTTGTCGCGGCAGGTGCGCGGCAACGTCGAGGTGCTGCGGTCGTGGTGCGGCCGTACGCCGGCGGGCCGGCCGCGGCGCCTGGACGTGCGGTTCTGGCTGCGTCCCGTGGAGATCCTCGGCACGATCCGCGTCGAGGGGCTGAAGCTGGAGCGCACCGCGCTGGTGGACGGCAGGGTCACCGGCACCGGGGAGTTCGAGGTGGTCCCCGCCGGCATGGTGCTGCGCTCGGTGGGGTACCAGAGCGTGCCGCTGCCGGGGGTGCCGTTCGACGGCACGACCATGACCGTGCCGAACGTCGCGGGCCGGGTCGGCGAGGGCCAGTACGTCGCGGGGTGGCTGAAGCGCGGGCCGAGCGGGGTGATCGGCACCAACAAGTCCGACGCGGCCGAGACCGTGCGCACCCTGCTCGCCGACCTCGCGGTCCGAGGCGAGCGTGCCGCGCCGCCGTCCCGGCTGGACGATGTGCTGGCCGCGCGGAGGGTCCACCCGGTGACGTACGAGCAGTGGCTGTCCATCGAGGCCGCCGAGGCGGCGCTCGCGGTGGCGCTCGGCCGGGGCGAGCACGTCAAGCTGACCGGCCGCTCCGCCATGCTCGCCGCCTTCGGCCGCGCCGGGCTGCCGGGCCCCGCGCTCTGA
- a CDS encoding DUF6986 family protein, with product MRTTLGGHDDVPGFAAAYREQSERFPGPPAGWQPVHTVYVPAGAFGPGTAREWGDAALVLLERHLPAASLAEVFGLPRDLAADIRDRVARKLAAEPVEDLRVDFEDGYGVRPDAEEDAHAVAAAESVAAAHGDGTLPRRWGPRVKSFADGDPGRSLRTLDLFLTGVVDRAGGLPPGFTVTFPKVLMEAYLRQFADRLAAIEAGLALGGGALRFEMQVEAPQTVLFLQRSPDLVASLGGRLAAAHFGVFDYTAACGLPPAEQRLDHPVCDHAREVMRTTLAGTGVELSDGSLAAAPASDATADVHALWRAHATTVRHSLRNGFHQGWDMHPSHLVSRYATVYAFHLATYAPYAARVAAWQARSEAGGGVLDEPATVKTLTAALHRAESALDGTEPDDTGL from the coding sequence GTGCGCACCACACTCGGCGGCCACGACGACGTCCCCGGCTTCGCGGCGGCGTACCGGGAGCAGTCCGAGCGCTTCCCCGGCCCGCCTGCCGGGTGGCAGCCGGTGCACACGGTCTACGTGCCGGCCGGCGCGTTCGGTCCCGGCACCGCGCGGGAGTGGGGTGACGCGGCGCTCGTCCTGCTGGAGCGCCATCTGCCCGCCGCGTCCCTGGCCGAGGTGTTCGGCCTGCCGCGCGACCTCGCGGCCGACATACGCGACCGCGTGGCGCGCAAGCTGGCCGCCGAGCCCGTCGAGGACCTGCGCGTCGACTTCGAGGACGGCTACGGCGTGCGGCCGGACGCCGAGGAGGACGCGCACGCCGTCGCCGCCGCGGAGTCCGTGGCCGCGGCCCACGGGGACGGCACACTGCCGCGCCGCTGGGGGCCGCGGGTGAAGTCGTTCGCCGACGGGGACCCCGGCAGGTCCCTGCGGACCCTGGACCTGTTCCTCACCGGGGTCGTGGACCGGGCCGGCGGGCTGCCGCCGGGGTTCACCGTGACGTTCCCCAAGGTGCTGATGGAGGCCTACCTGCGGCAGTTCGCCGACCGGCTCGCCGCGATCGAGGCCGGGCTCGCGCTCGGCGGCGGCGCGCTGCGGTTCGAGATGCAGGTCGAGGCGCCGCAGACCGTGCTGTTCCTCCAGCGCTCACCGGACCTGGTGGCCTCGCTCGGCGGGAGGCTCGCGGCGGCGCACTTCGGGGTCTTCGACTACACCGCGGCCTGCGGGCTGCCGCCGGCCGAGCAGCGGCTCGACCACCCGGTGTGCGACCACGCGCGTGAGGTCATGCGCACCACGCTGGCCGGCACCGGCGTGGAGTTGTCGGACGGCTCCCTGGCCGCCGCGCCGGCCTCGGACGCCACGGCCGACGTGCACGCCTTGTGGCGCGCGCACGCCACGACGGTGCGCCACTCGCTGCGCAACGGCTTCCACCAGGGCTGGGACATGCACCCCTCCCACCTGGTGAGCCGCTACGCCACCGTGTACGCCTTCCACCTCGCCACCTACGCGCCGTACGCCGCGCGGGTCGCCGCCTGGCAGGCGAGGAGCGAGGCCGGGGGTGGCGTGCTCGACGAGCCCGCCACCGTCAAGACCCTCACCGCGGCCCTGCACCGCGCCGAGTCGGCACTGGACGGCACCGAACCGGACGACACGGGCCTCTGA
- a CDS encoding copper homeostasis protein CutC, protein MTGSLLEVIALDVRDAVAAEDGGADRLEIVADISAGGLTPAPETVEAITKQSALPQMVMLRSNSGYTVTPDELESLGRAARTLASAGAAGFVFGFLDAAGAVDLAATEALIHAVTPLPWTFHRAVDHAADVQAGWRAVRLLPNLATVLTSGSSSGIAGGLPVLRARAEAGDAPLILAGGGLEPHLVPPLLDYGVRAFHVGRAVRGSWSAPVDRERVRRWRDLVDTV, encoded by the coding sequence ATGACCGGATCGCTGCTTGAGGTGATCGCGCTGGACGTGCGCGACGCCGTGGCCGCAGAAGACGGCGGCGCGGACCGCCTGGAGATCGTGGCCGACATCTCCGCGGGGGGGCTCACCCCCGCGCCGGAGACCGTCGAAGCGATCACCAAGCAGTCCGCGCTGCCGCAGATGGTGATGCTCCGGTCCAACTCCGGGTACACGGTCACCCCGGACGAGCTGGAAAGCCTCGGCCGCGCCGCGCGTACGCTCGCCTCCGCCGGCGCGGCCGGTTTCGTCTTCGGGTTCCTCGACGCCGCCGGCGCGGTGGACCTCGCCGCGACCGAGGCGCTGATCCACGCGGTGACGCCGCTGCCGTGGACGTTCCACCGCGCCGTCGACCACGCGGCCGACGTGCAGGCGGGCTGGCGGGCCGTCCGTCTGCTGCCGAACCTCGCCACCGTCCTCACCTCGGGCTCCTCCTCCGGCATCGCCGGCGGTCTGCCGGTGCTGCGGGCCCGTGCCGAGGCGGGGGACGCGCCGCTGATCCTCGCCGGCGGCGGCCTGGAGCCGCACCTGGTGCCTCCGCTGCTCGACTACGGCGTGCGCGCCTTCCACGTCGGCAGGGCCGTGCGCGGGTCGTGGTCCGCGCCGGTCGATCGCGAACGTGTGCGGCGGTGGCGCGACCTGGTGGACACGGTCTGA